The Candidatus Hydrogenedentota bacterium genomic interval CTTTTACGATCAACTTCCCTATCTGGAGGGCTTGATACATTGTTTTGAAGCGTTAAGCCGGCGTGATGAGTTATGGATTGCCGGAGATTGGCGTAACAGCCGAGGGTGCAACATGGAGCATGGGTTTGCGGAGGCGAAAGGGATTCCGATTAAGGTTATAAACAACTAAACAAAGTCATAGGCAGCGCTTTAATTGCCGGCAGCCTTTATGACGGGAAGGGACTATGCCGAATGAAACATT includes:
- a CDS encoding DUF4406 domain-containing protein, whose amino-acid sequence is MRIIYIAYPFGGEQENVEKVENVIKGLLHKHKGLLHKHPDCTFYSPLHATGFFYDQLPYLEGLIHCFEALSRRDELWIAGDWRNSRGCNMEHGFAEAKGIPIKVINN